Proteins encoded within one genomic window of Bradyrhizobium sp. CB1717:
- a CDS encoding cell wall hydrolase has protein sequence MSVLRKHPKGARFASFGIGLCIFALMPRETGYQDIASLLARQPGVAERWQKQVFSAASSIQLATYSFSRPIGTSVPQSAMVRLASIDGRDVTGAISRNPALQAAPRYQAADFPKVDRALKGDRLATVTPAQAPEIAPPAAAPAPEDPATSNSSVFGAKTAALPQAMSPESAAALDPELAEALRAPPLPQYANPPQASDVARSFAVQPLEALKRATAPTTPVRDPFSVKTSSLFFGSSSLGGNLESIESWQPGAEPLIVMPDPDMKVTASLTPPTAEIAQDIESGESVAPKGEVNADNQRAKSPAERLALDDKSRAKSEKCLAEAVYFESRGEAVRGQIAVAQVVMNRVFSGKYPDTVCGAVYQNKHRHFACQFTFACDNNPDVIREPEMWERAKKISKAMLDGQIWLPEVGKSTHYHAYWVRPSWVAEMKKMYKTGVHTFYRPRNWGDGSEEPSWGTPAQTAALSAELAQEAKSSAEMGNTERR, from the coding sequence ATGTCAGTGTTGCGTAAGCATCCGAAGGGCGCGCGGTTCGCGTCCTTCGGCATCGGTCTCTGCATCTTCGCATTGATGCCGAGAGAGACCGGCTATCAGGACATTGCCTCTCTGCTGGCGCGTCAGCCCGGCGTCGCCGAGCGTTGGCAGAAGCAGGTGTTCTCCGCGGCGTCCTCGATCCAGCTCGCCACCTACAGCTTCTCCCGCCCCATCGGCACTTCGGTTCCGCAGAGCGCGATGGTTCGCCTCGCAAGCATCGATGGCCGCGACGTCACCGGCGCGATCAGCCGCAATCCGGCGCTCCAGGCCGCGCCGCGCTATCAGGCCGCAGATTTTCCCAAGGTCGATCGCGCGCTGAAGGGTGATCGCCTCGCAACCGTTACACCTGCGCAGGCTCCGGAGATCGCGCCACCGGCCGCGGCACCCGCGCCGGAAGATCCCGCGACGTCGAACAGCTCGGTGTTCGGCGCCAAGACCGCTGCATTGCCGCAAGCGATGTCGCCGGAGTCCGCGGCCGCGCTCGACCCGGAGCTTGCGGAAGCGCTGCGTGCGCCGCCGTTGCCGCAATATGCCAATCCTCCGCAGGCCAGCGACGTTGCACGCTCGTTCGCGGTGCAGCCGCTGGAGGCGCTGAAGCGAGCGACTGCGCCGACGACTCCCGTGCGCGATCCGTTCAGCGTCAAGACCTCGAGCCTGTTCTTCGGCAGTTCCTCGCTCGGCGGCAATCTCGAGAGCATCGAGAGCTGGCAGCCCGGCGCCGAGCCGCTGATCGTGATGCCCGACCCCGACATGAAGGTCACGGCGTCGCTGACCCCGCCGACGGCGGAGATCGCCCAGGACATCGAGAGCGGCGAAAGCGTCGCGCCGAAGGGCGAGGTCAACGCCGACAACCAGCGCGCCAAGTCGCCGGCGGAGCGACTCGCGCTCGACGACAAGTCGCGCGCGAAGTCGGAGAAGTGCCTCGCCGAGGCCGTCTATTTCGAATCCCGCGGCGAGGCCGTGCGCGGCCAGATCGCGGTGGCGCAGGTGGTGATGAACCGCGTATTCTCGGGCAAATATCCCGACACCGTGTGCGGCGCGGTCTATCAGAACAAGCACCGCCATTTCGCCTGCCAGTTCACTTTTGCTTGCGACAACAATCCCGATGTGATCCGCGAGCCCGAGATGTGGGAGCGTGCGAAGAAGATCTCGAAGGCGATGCTCGATGGCCAGATCTGGCTGCCCGAGGTCGGCAAGTCGACGCACTACCACGCCTATTGGGTGCGCCCGTCCTGGGTCGCCGAGATGAAGAAGATGTACAAGACCGGCGTGCACACCTTCTATCGGCCGCGCAACTGGGGCGACGGCAGCGAGGAACCGAGCTGGGGAACTCCGGCGCAAACCGCCGCACTTTCGGCTGAACTCGCGCAGGAAGCCAAGAGCTCCGCCGAGATGGGCAACACGGAGCGGCGCTAG
- the nadC gene encoding carboxylating nicotinate-nucleotide diphosphorylase: MIIPTSLLYPDAFLSPLAIDEAVNRALDEDLGRAGDITSLATIPEATRAQAILVARQAGVIAGLPLALATLQKLSSDIEVRAHVRDAARVARGQQVLTITGPARAILTAERTALNFVGRLSGIATLTADYVARTEGTRMRICCTRKTTPGLRALEKYAVRCGGGFNHRFGLDDAILIKDNHIAVAGGIRPVLERARAHAGHLVKIEIEVDTLIQLREVLDTGMADAVLLDNMDLATLREAVGINEGRLKLEASGGVTLDSIAAIAATGVDYASSGALTHSAPNFDCALDIEA, from the coding sequence ATGATCATCCCGACCTCACTGCTCTATCCCGATGCCTTCCTCTCGCCGCTCGCCATCGATGAGGCCGTCAATCGCGCCCTCGACGAAGACCTCGGCCGCGCCGGCGACATCACCTCGCTGGCGACGATCCCGGAGGCAACCAGGGCGCAGGCCATCCTGGTCGCACGCCAGGCCGGCGTGATCGCCGGACTGCCGCTGGCGCTGGCGACGCTGCAAAAGCTCTCCTCCGACATCGAGGTGCGCGCCCATGTCCGCGACGCCGCACGCGTTGCTCGCGGGCAGCAGGTGCTGACCATCACGGGTCCCGCGCGCGCCATTCTCACCGCGGAGCGGACCGCGCTGAACTTTGTCGGCCGCCTGTCGGGCATAGCCACGCTCACGGCGGACTATGTCGCGCGCACCGAAGGCACCAGGATGCGCATCTGTTGCACGCGAAAAACCACGCCGGGACTGCGCGCGCTGGAGAAATACGCGGTGCGCTGCGGCGGCGGCTTCAACCATCGCTTCGGTCTCGATGACGCGATCCTGATCAAGGACAATCACATCGCGGTCGCCGGCGGCATCCGTCCCGTACTGGAGCGCGCCCGCGCCCATGCCGGCCATCTCGTCAAGATCGAGATCGAGGTGGATACGCTGATCCAGCTGCGCGAGGTGCTCGACACCGGAATGGCTGATGCCGTGCTGCTCGACAATATGGACCTTGCGACACTGCGCGAGGCCGTGGGGATCAACGAGGGCCGCCTCAAGCTGGAGGCGTCAGGCGGTGTCACGCTGGACTCGATTGCGGCCATCGCGGCGACCGGCGTCGACTATGCGTCCTCCGGCGCCCTGACGCATTCAGCGCCGAACTTCGACTGCGCGTTGGATATCGAGGCGTGA
- a CDS encoding L-aspartate oxidase, which produces MTNNIHNLTRSTDDVVIVGGGLAGLFCALKLAPRPVTLISAAPLGQGASSAWAQGGIAAAVAEGDTPEAHAADTIAVGGGLVDEAVALGIAQEAAPRIHDLLAYGVPFDRDLEGKLAVGREAAHSARRIVHVRGDGAGAAIIAALSEAVRRTPSIRIIEGLVAESLLTGDGAVTGLQLREAGNVAARSVLLASRVVVLATGGLGHLYDVTTNPMEASGSGLAIAARAGAVIADPEFVQFHPTAIMVGRDPAPLATEALRGEGATLINSHGERIMLARHPLAELAPRDIVARGVFAEIAAGRGAFLDAREALGARFAEKFPTVHASCIAAGIDPARQAIPIAPAAHYHMGGIAVDARGRSSIDGLWAGGEVSSTGAHGANRLASNSLLEAVVYAARIADDIAGRTVPSPARLPDAIVTPRGGAPDAADIRRLRAMMSAHVGVIRDGNGLAVAIRSFAALESEAASITVRNMAISALLVATAAWTRRESRGAHFRSDHPADNPALAQRTMTTLAAAREVAESLSKRPLPRIAQPLIA; this is translated from the coding sequence ATGACAAACAACATCCACAACCTCACCCGCAGTACCGACGACGTCGTCATCGTCGGTGGCGGCCTTGCCGGACTGTTTTGCGCGCTGAAGCTGGCACCGCGGCCGGTGACGCTGATCTCGGCGGCGCCGCTCGGACAGGGCGCCTCGTCCGCATGGGCGCAAGGCGGCATCGCTGCGGCCGTAGCCGAGGGCGATACGCCGGAAGCCCACGCCGCGGATACGATCGCCGTCGGCGGCGGCCTCGTCGACGAAGCCGTCGCGCTCGGCATTGCGCAAGAGGCTGCGCCGCGCATCCACGATCTTCTTGCCTATGGCGTACCGTTCGACCGCGATCTCGAAGGAAAGCTCGCGGTGGGGCGGGAAGCTGCGCATTCGGCCCGGCGCATCGTGCATGTGCGTGGCGATGGGGCGGGCGCTGCGATCATCGCAGCCTTGAGCGAGGCGGTGCGCCGCACGCCGTCGATCCGCATCATCGAAGGCCTGGTCGCGGAATCGCTGCTGACCGGGGACGGCGCCGTCACTGGCCTGCAGCTGCGCGAAGCTGGCAATGTCGCTGCTCGATCGGTCCTGCTCGCCTCGCGCGTGGTGGTGCTGGCGACGGGCGGCCTCGGTCATCTCTATGACGTCACCACCAATCCAATGGAAGCCAGCGGCTCGGGCCTTGCGATCGCAGCCCGCGCCGGCGCGGTAATTGCCGATCCTGAGTTCGTGCAGTTCCACCCCACCGCCATCATGGTCGGCCGCGATCCGGCACCGCTCGCGACCGAAGCGCTGCGCGGCGAAGGCGCGACGCTGATCAACAGCCATGGCGAGCGCATCATGCTGGCGCGCCATCCGCTCGCCGAGCTTGCGCCGCGCGACATCGTGGCCCGCGGCGTGTTCGCCGAGATCGCAGCCGGGCGCGGCGCCTTCCTCGATGCACGGGAGGCGCTGGGCGCGCGCTTCGCCGAAAAATTTCCGACGGTGCATGCGAGCTGCATTGCCGCCGGGATCGATCCCGCGAGACAAGCCATCCCGATCGCGCCGGCCGCGCATTACCACATGGGCGGCATCGCGGTGGATGCGCGCGGCCGCAGCTCGATCGACGGGCTCTGGGCCGGCGGCGAAGTATCGTCCACCGGCGCGCACGGCGCCAACCGGCTCGCGTCCAACTCGCTGCTGGAGGCGGTGGTCTACGCCGCACGCATCGCCGACGACATCGCCGGCCGCACGGTGCCCTCGCCTGCCCGCCTCCCCGACGCAATCGTGACGCCGCGCGGCGGCGCGCCGGATGCAGCTGACATACGACGGCTGCGCGCAATGATGAGCGCGCATGTCGGCGTAATCCGCGATGGCAATGGGCTTGCAGTAGCAATACGCAGCTTTGCCGCGCTCGAGAGTGAGGCCGCCAGCATCACGGTGCGCAATATGGCGATCTCAGCCCTGCTCGTTGCCACTGCGGCCTGGACGCGGCGCGAGAGCCGCGGCGCGCATTTCCGTTCCGATCATCCGGCCGATAACCCCGCGCTGGCACAGAGAACGATGACCACGCTCGCCGCAGCGCGCGAGGTCGCGGAGAGCCTGAGCAAGCGTCCGCTGCCGCGCATTGCGCAACCCCTGATCGCCTGA
- the nadA gene encoding quinolinate synthase NadA, with translation MPITGIYGPDDFANRPQGQVITSHRAAPAPGSVLPMPSLEWTDDVERATAPLYERVKHVIPPIEWPLMAPTIHAINELKRARNAVILAHNYQAPEIFHCVADIGGDSLQLAIEATKVKADTIVQCGVHFMAETSKLLNPEKTVLIPDSRAGCSLAASITGADVRLLREKFPGVPVVAYVNTSAEVKAEVDICCTSSNAVQVVESLNAPTVIFLPDRYLATYVASKTDVKIIAWKGACEVHERFKGEELRAFREADPTVQIIAHPECPPDVLAEADFTGSTAHMINWVRNKRPRRLVMITECSMADNVRAELPDVEMLRPCNLCPHMKRITLANILQSLLTLGEEVTIDPVLAERARRSVERMINLKN, from the coding sequence ATGCCAATCACTGGAATTTACGGCCCCGACGATTTTGCCAACCGGCCGCAGGGCCAGGTCATCACCTCCCACCGCGCCGCGCCGGCGCCGGGATCCGTGCTGCCGATGCCGTCACTGGAATGGACTGACGACGTCGAGCGCGCCACCGCGCCGCTCTATGAGCGCGTGAAGCACGTGATCCCGCCGATCGAATGGCCGCTGATGGCGCCGACGATTCACGCGATCAACGAGCTGAAGCGCGCACGGAACGCGGTGATCCTCGCGCACAACTACCAGGCGCCGGAGATCTTCCACTGCGTCGCCGATATCGGCGGCGACTCGCTCCAGCTCGCGATCGAGGCCACCAAGGTGAAGGCCGACACCATCGTCCAGTGCGGCGTGCACTTCATGGCCGAGACGTCGAAGCTGCTCAACCCGGAGAAGACGGTGCTCATCCCGGATTCGCGTGCCGGCTGCTCGCTCGCCGCCAGCATCACCGGCGCCGACGTCCGCCTGCTCCGTGAAAAATTTCCCGGCGTGCCGGTCGTCGCCTATGTCAACACCTCGGCGGAGGTGAAGGCCGAGGTAGACATCTGCTGCACCTCGTCGAACGCGGTGCAGGTGGTCGAGAGCCTGAATGCGCCGACCGTGATCTTCCTGCCCGACCGCTATCTCGCGACCTACGTCGCCTCGAAGACCGACGTCAAGATCATCGCCTGGAAGGGTGCCTGCGAGGTGCATGAGCGGTTCAAGGGCGAAGAGCTGCGCGCGTTTCGCGAGGCTGATCCGACGGTGCAGATCATCGCGCATCCCGAATGTCCGCCGGACGTGCTGGCGGAGGCCGACTTCACCGGCTCGACCGCGCACATGATCAACTGGGTGCGCAACAAGCGGCCGCGACGGCTGGTGATGATCACGGAGTGCTCGATGGCCGACAATGTCCGCGCCGAGCTGCCTGATGTGGAGATGCTGCGCCCCTGCAATCTCTGCCCGCACATGAAGCGCATCACGCTCGCGAACATTTTGCAGAGCCTGCTGACGCTTGGCGAGGAGGTCACGATCGATCCCGTGCTTGCGGAGCGGGCGCGGCGATCGGTGGAGCGGATGATCAACCTGAAGAATTGA
- a CDS encoding MFS transporter produces MSTSAGELGPVARSSTWRTPAIIILCGCAIGMLGFGPRSALGFFVQPMSHEFAWGRDVFGLAIAVQNLLWGLGQPFAGAVADRFGLFRVMCVGALLYAGGLLLMRYSSTPLSLNIGAGVMVGFGLAGCSFNLVLSAFTKLLPAEKRGLALGAGTAAGSFGQFLFAPIGVALIDNFGWQQALTVFGFLMLLIIPLSLALSTPRAAAAGSTMQADDQTFTKALAEAFGHRSYVLLVLGFFTCGFQLAFITVHLPAFLVDRGISTQTGGWVIAAIGLFNIIGSLSVGYLQNYLPKRYILSTIYFTRALATLAFISFPITPFSAIAFGAISGLTWLSTVPPTSALVALMFGTRWLATLYGFAFVSHQVGGFLGVWLGGIVFEKFGSYTPIWWLSILFGVLSALINLPIVEKPVQRAVAQPA; encoded by the coding sequence ATGTCGACATCAGCGGGCGAGCTCGGTCCGGTCGCGCGTTCCTCCACCTGGCGCACACCGGCGATCATCATTCTCTGCGGCTGCGCCATCGGCATGCTCGGCTTCGGCCCGCGCTCGGCGCTCGGCTTCTTCGTGCAGCCGATGAGCCATGAGTTCGCCTGGGGCCGCGACGTGTTCGGCCTCGCGATCGCTGTGCAGAACCTGTTGTGGGGCCTGGGCCAACCCTTCGCCGGCGCGGTCGCCGATCGCTTCGGCCTGTTTCGGGTGATGTGCGTCGGTGCGCTGCTCTATGCCGGCGGCCTGCTCCTGATGCGCTATTCCTCGACGCCGCTGTCGCTGAATATCGGTGCTGGCGTGATGGTCGGCTTTGGTCTCGCCGGCTGCTCGTTCAATCTGGTGCTGTCGGCGTTCACGAAACTCCTGCCGGCTGAGAAGCGCGGCCTTGCGCTCGGCGCCGGCACCGCGGCAGGCTCGTTCGGCCAGTTCCTGTTCGCGCCGATCGGCGTCGCACTCATCGACAATTTCGGCTGGCAGCAGGCGCTCACCGTGTTCGGCTTCCTGATGCTGCTGATCATCCCGCTGTCGCTGGCGCTCTCCACGCCGCGGGCCGCAGCTGCCGGCAGCACGATGCAAGCGGATGACCAGACCTTCACCAAAGCGCTCGCCGAAGCTTTCGGCCATCGCTCCTACGTCCTGCTAGTGCTCGGCTTCTTCACCTGCGGCTTCCAGCTCGCCTTCATCACCGTGCATCTGCCGGCCTTCCTGGTCGATCGCGGCATCTCGACGCAAACCGGCGGCTGGGTGATCGCGGCGATCGGCCTGTTCAACATCATCGGCTCGCTCAGTGTCGGCTATCTCCAGAACTACCTGCCCAAGCGCTACATCCTCTCGACCATCTATTTCACGCGTGCGCTTGCGACGCTTGCCTTCATCTCGTTCCCGATCACGCCGTTCTCGGCGATTGCGTTCGGCGCGATCTCCGGCCTGACCTGGCTGTCGACGGTGCCGCCGACCTCGGCGCTGGTGGCGCTGATGTTCGGCACGCGCTGGCTCGCGACGCTCTATGGCTTTGCCTTCGTCAGCCATCAGGTCGGCGGCTTCCTCGGCGTCTGGCTCGGCGGTATCGTGTTCGAGAAGTTCGGTTCCTACACGCCGATATGGTGGCTCTCGATCCTGTTCGGCGTGCTCTCGGCGCTGATCAATCTTCCGATCGTGGAGAAACCGGTCCAGCGGGCGGTTGCGCAGCCGGCCTGA